A genome region from Penicillium psychrofluorescens genome assembly, chromosome: 3 includes the following:
- a CDS encoding uncharacterized protein (ID:PFLUO_004421-T1.cds;~source:funannotate): MDSHAASELLPYLRTCYPLFLFVLFIVAFLANTMIAARNVHKTVSQRMGPGGRPLPMRSRSSNSNTYRQTQQFSKTVKRFFNWLSVGILVTWLADAVIFIVHALVARSEHWWQGQSVVICIIASFFVYSVILISLLDTSPSPTLAHFVSWSVAIPIELVILSASLSIYTAPHHEPIVGDPEGGSLRKRITLWEYLEVVAGSVRVLLLFVLVLLYACNSLSMKHYEKKAQRQANGTTEATGLLDPASAESGAANGNGNGYGSTNGGPRGQQPKGPDPWVRPTTAPSTTWWEYLSGYSLFFPYLWPSKSRRLQIVVVICFGLLVAQRVVNVMVPYQVEKITNILASDNGEEFRVPWFEICMYVIYRWLQGGQGLLSSVRSSLWIPVGQYSYMELSTAAFEHVHGLSLDFHLGKKTGEVLSALSKGSSINTFLEQVTFQVVPMLIDLGVAVGYFLIFFDAYYALVVGISTFGYLYVTIRMAQWRATIRRQMVNASRQEDAVKNDSMVSYETVKYFNAEQYEFDRYRGAVSDYQKAEYHVLFSLTLLNTCQNTVFMFGLLITCFIAAYQVSMGQQPVGRFVALLTYMAQLQGPLNFFGTFYRSIQSALINAERMLELFREQPSVVDNPRAAPLAMCKGDINFDNVQFSYDSRKTALNGLGFHCKPGTTTALVGESGGGKSTVFRLLFRFYNPEKGCIRIDGHDVQDLTIDSVRKHIGVVPQDTVLFNETLMYNLKYANPDATDEDVYEACRAASIHDKILTFPDGYCTKVGERGLRLSGGEKQRVAIARTILKNPRIILLDEATAALDTETEEQIQKALASLAHGRTMLVIAHRLSTITTADRILVLHGGRVVESGTHEELLALKGSYSGMWRKQIRAQKAAQEAQVLQDRANGVLNGPSDDSSSQSDEDRNNGTGHPRH; the protein is encoded by the exons ATGGATTCCCACGCAGCCAGTGAGCTGCTGCCGTACCTGCGTACCTGTTAccccctcttccttttcgtCCTCTTTATCGTGGCCTTTTTGGCCAATACCATGATCGCGGCGCGAAATGTTCACAAAACCGTTTCGCAACGCATGGGCCCCGGTGGGCGCCCACTGCCGATGCGGTCGAGAAGCTCCAACTCCAACACTTATCGCCAAACACAGCAGTTTTCCAAGACTGTAAAACGATTTTTCAACTGGCTATCCGTGGGCATCCTGGTGACGTGGCTCGCCGATGCCGTTATTTTTATCGTCCATGCGTTGGTGGCGCGGTCCGAGCATTGGTGGCAAGGACAATCAGTCGTT ATCTGCATCATCGCCTCGTTCTTCGTGTATTCGGTCATCCTGATATCCTTACTTGAcacctctccttccccaACACTCGCTCATTTCGTCTCGTGGTCGGTCGCCATCCCGATTGAACTAGTCATTCTCAGCGCATCCCTGTCGATTTATACGGCGCCACACCATGAGCCTATTGTGGGAGATCCCGAAGGTGGTAGTTTACGGAAGAGAATTACCTTGTGGGAATACCTGGAAGTGGTCGCCGGCAGCGTGCGCGTTCTCCTTCTGTTCGTGCTGGTGTTGCTCTATGCGTGCAACTCCCTGAGCATGAAACActacgagaagaaggcccagcGACAGGCCAACGGGACAACGGAAGCTACGGGCTTGTTGGATCCTGCATCTGCCGAGTCTGGCGCCGCCAACGGCAACGGCAATGGTTACGGCTCGACCAACGGTGGTCCGCGCGGTCAGCAGCCTAAAGGCCCAGATCCGTGGGTACGCCCAACGACTGCACCGTCAACGACTTGGTGGGAGTATCTGAGCGGATactctctcttttttccatACCTGTGGCCATCCAAGTCGCGTCGCCTGCAGATAGTCGTGGTGATATGcttcggccttcttgttGCCCAGCGAGTTGTCAATGTGATGGTGCCGTATCAGGTAGAAAAGATCACCAATATCCTGGCCAGTGACAACGGGGAAGAATTTCGAGTCCCGTGGTTTGAAATTTGCATGTATGTGATCTATCGGTGGTTGCAGGGCGGCCAGGGCTTGCTCAGCTCGGTTCGCTCAAGCCTCTGGATTCCAGTGGGCCAATATTCCTACATGGAGCTTTCTACCGCCGCCTTTGAGCATGTCCACGGTCTCAGCTTGGACTTTCATCTGGGCAAGAAGACAGGAGAAGTCCTGTCTGCCCTGAGCAAGGGAAGCTCAATCAATACGTTCCTCGAGCAGGTCACCTTCCAGGTAGTGCCGATGTTGATTGATCTTGGGGTTGCCGTTGGGTACTTCCTCATTTTCTTTGATGCGTACTACGCTCTGGTGGTCGGGATTTCCACCTTTGGGTATTTGTACGTCACCATTCGCATGGCTCAATGGAGAGCGACCATCAGGCGGCAGATGGTGAATGCTTCGAGACAGGAAGATGCTGTGAA GAACGATTCTATGGTTTCCTACGAAACCGTCAAATATTTCAACGCCGAGCAGTACGAGTTTGATCGATACCGGGGTGCAGTGAGCGACTACCAAAAGGCGGAGTACCACGTACTCTTCTCTTTGACGCTACTCAACACCTGCCAGAACACTGTCTTCATGTTCGGTCTACTGATTACGTGCTTTATTGCGGCCTACCAGGTCTCCATGGGCCAGCAACCTGTGGGCCGGTTCGTTGCTCTGCTGACCTATATGGCTCAGCTGCAAGGGCCATTGAACTTCTTCGGCACCTTCTATCGCTCCATCCAATCTGCGCTGATCAACGCCGAGCGCATGTTGGAGCTTTTCCGAGAGCAACCATCGGTGGTTGATAACCCCCGTGCGGCTCCGTTGGCCATGTGCAAGGGTGACATCAATTTCGATAATGTGCAGTTTTCATATGATTCTCGCAAAACGGCATTGAATGGGCTTGGTTTCCACTGTAAACCGGGGACCACCACAGCCTTGGTTGGGGAATCAGGCGGCGGCAAATCGACCGTGTTCCGTCTATTGTTTCGCTTCTACAACCCTGAAAAGGGATGTATCCGCATTGACGGGCACGATGTGCAGGATCTCACCATTGATTCGGTTCGCAAGCACATCGGCGTGGTGCCCCAGGATACAGTATTGTTCAACGAGACCCTAATGTACAATTTGAAGTACGCCAATCCGGATGCGACAGATGAGGATGTTTATGAGGCCTGCCGAGCGGCGAGTATCCACGACAAGATCCTGACATTCCCCGATGGCTACTGCACCAAGGTCGGAGAGCGCGGCCTGCGGCTCAGCGGTGGCGAGAAACAGCGTGTGGCCATCGCGCGCACCATTCTCAAGAACCCGCGCATCATTCTCCTAGACGAAGCCACGGCCGCCCTTGACACGGAAACGGAAGAGCAGATCCAAAAAGCCTTGGCGAGCCTTGCACACGGCCGGACCATGCTGGTGATTGCGCACCGGCtcagcaccatcaccacaGCAGATCGCATCTTAGTTTTGCACGGCGGTCGGGTGGTCGAGAGCGGCACACACGAAGAGCTCTTGGCCCTGAAGGGTTCCTACTCTGGCATGTGGCGGAAGCAGATCCGCGCCCAAAAGGCAGCGCAAGAAGcccaagttcttcaagaCCGGGCCAACGGTGTCCTGAACGGACCGAGCGATGACAGCTCCAGTCAATCCGACGAAGATCGGAACAACGGCACCGGGCATCCGCGCCACTGA
- a CDS encoding uncharacterized protein (ID:PFLUO_004417-T1.cds;~source:funannotate), producing MSLFPLSLALGLVATGSLVAAGPCDIYAAGDTPCVAAHSTTRALYDAYTGSLYQVSRASDSTTTDIAPLSAGGVADAAAQDTFCDGTTCSIAIIYDQSGNGNHLTQGPPGGFDGPAAGGYDNLASATGAPVTLNGQKAYGVLIEPGTGYRNDNAVGTATGDAAEGIYAVLDGTNYNDQCCFDYGNAETSATDTGDGHMEAIYFGDCTGWGTGSGSGPWIMADLENGLFSGESATYNSGDPSITSRFVTAIIKGEPNEWAIRGGDATSGTLSTYYSGVRPSGYNPMSKEGAIILGIGGDNSNGAQGTFYEGVMTSGYPSDDTEDSVQANIVAAMYATSS from the coding sequence ATGTCATTATTTCCATTAAGCCTGGCTCTAGGCCTTGTTGCCACAGGCTCCCTTGTCGCCGCTGGACCTTGCGACATCTACGCCGCTGGCGACACGCCCTGCGTCGCGGCGCACAGCACTACTCGTGCCCTTTACGATGCCTATACTGGCTCACTCTACCAAGTGTCGCGTGCCTCTGACAGTACCACAACTGACATTGCACCTCTGTctgccggtggtgttgccgatgctgctgctcaagATACGTTTTGCGACGGCACAACCTGCAGCATTGCCATAATTTACGACCAATCTGGTAATGGTAATCATCTCACTCAGGGTCCGCCCGGCGGCTTtgatggcccagcagctggtgGCTACGATAATCTGGCCAGCGCGACTGGCGCACCGGTTACACTCAACGGTCAGAAGGCGTATGGCGTCTTGATTGAACCTGGCACGGGCTATCGCAATGACAATGCTGTCGGCACAGCGACAGGTGATGCAGCAGAGGGCATCTATGCAGTCCTCGATGGAACCAACTACAACGATCAATGCTGCTTCGACTATGGCAATGCAGAGACCAGTGCTACCGATACAGGCGACGGCCACATGGAGGCCATCTACTTTGGCGACTGCACTGGCTGGGGCACTGGCTCCGGCAGCGGCCCTTGGATCATGgcagatctggagaatggtCTGTTCTCTGGTGAGAGTGCTACTTACAACAGTGGGGACCCGTCTATCACCTCGCGATTCGTTACTGCCATCATCAAGGGGGAACCAAATGAGTGGGCGATCCGCGGTGGCGACGCGACTTCTGGCACGTTGTCCACATACTATAGCGGTGTGCGCCCGTCTGGCTACAATCCAATGTCCAAAGAGGGCGCTATCATTCTTGGTATTGGCGGTGACAACAGCAATGGTGCTCAGGGTACGTTTTACGAAGGTGTGATGACCTCCGGTTATCCGTCTGACGACACCGAGGACTCGGTGCAGGCCAACATCGTGGCCGCCATGTATGCCACGTCTAGCTAG
- a CDS encoding uncharacterized protein (ID:PFLUO_004420-T1.cds;~source:funannotate), producing the protein MHSPSPQLLRALRTSLTSTRLVRPSPSQHLRHAMTSLNNTQLSIHGIPSTSRHNSTSDRPARMVSRAHAAKPTSHDRGPESKEDTQTDFAALNVLGNIPAPTTAIDACLDSGFHLNSGVKITGGDALLLVGGEAFAWRPWKAFEETETKTKDAKAAMINAKGQFEVEEQVWGLLSMVWPRPDMLILGLGASMFPLSPETKRHINSLGIRVDIQDTRNAAAQFNLLATERGVNEIAAALIPIGWKGRS; encoded by the exons ATGCATTCCCCATCACCCCAACTCCTACGTGCCCTGCGCACCTCTTTAACCAGCACTCGTCTTGTGCGCCCGAGCCCGTCTCAACACCTCCGACACGCCATGACCTCGCTCAACAACACCCAACTCTCAATCCATGGCATCCCATCAACAAGTCGCCACAACTCCACCTCCGACCGTCCAGCACGCATGGTCTCCCGAGCGCACGCTGCCAAACCAACCAGCCACGACCGCGGCCCCGAGTCCAAGGAAGACACACAAACAGACTTCGCCGCGCTGAACGTGCTAGGCAACATCCCCGCTCCGACAACAGCCATCGACGCCTGTCTAGACAGTGGATTCCATCTCAACAGCGGCGTCAAGatcaccggcggcgacgcACTATTGctcgtcggcggcgaagCATTCGCTTGGCGGCCGTGGAAGGCGTTTGAGGAGACggagacaaagacaaaggaTGCGAAGGCGGCTATGATTAATGCCAAAGGCCAgtttgaggttgaggagcaGGTTTGGGGGCTTTTGAGTATGGTGTGGCCGCGCCCAG ATATGCTCATTCTCGGACTTGGGGCGTCCATGTTCCCTCTCTCGCCGGAGACGAAGCGCCATATCAACTCGTTGGGCATTCGCGTGGATATCCAGGATACCAGGAATGCGGCGGCGCAGTTTAACCTGCTGGCTACGGAGCGCGGAGTCAACGAGATTGCGGCGGCGTTGATTCCGATCGGGTGGAAGGGGAGGTCATAG
- a CDS encoding uncharacterized protein (ID:PFLUO_004418-T1.cds;~source:funannotate), with amino-acid sequence MGKRIVFTGGSGKAGRHCIPYLLAQGHQVLNLDLNPLPNPDGVGINPDVYTLKCDLTDSGQVFNALSSHFNMGEYEIERNLSKESPTTPPDAVIHFAAHARNMLVPDNETFKANVVSTYNVIEAACKLGIKKVIIGSSETTYGVCFTQGDSEYHSFPLEEDYDVNPMDSYALSKLCGEQTARAFARRFNADIYALRIGNVIDPIQYESEFAGFVKKPETRKRNAWSYVDARDLGQICHLAVMKEGLGYQVFNATNDTITTEEPTEAFLKRICPETPITRKMGQWEAPLSNRKIREVLGFKDQHDWRKYVTL; translated from the coding sequence ATGGGAAAACGCATCGTCTTCACCGGAGGCTCTGGCAAGGCCGGCCGCCATTGCATCCCATATCTCCTCGCACAAGGCCACCAAGTCCTCAATCTGGATCTGAACCCACTCCCCAACCCAGACGGCGTGGGCATCAACCCAGACGTGTACACCTTAAAATGCGACCTAACAGACAGCGGCCAAGTCTTCAACGCACTCTCCTCGCACTTCAACATGGGCGAGTACGAGATCGAGCGCAATCTGAGCAAGGAATCACCAACCACCCCGCCAGATGCGGTGATCCACTTCGCAGCACACGCGCGCAACATGCTCGTCCCAGACAACGAAACGTTCAAAGCCAACGTAGTCAGCACGTACAACGTCATCGAAGCAGCCTGCAAACTCGGCATCAAGAAAGTGATCATCGGCAGCTCGGAGACAACCTACGGCGTCTGCTTCACGCAGGGAGACTCGGAGTATCACTCATTcccgctggaagaagacTACGACGTCAATCCAATGGACTCGTACGCTCTCAGCAAACTCTGCGGCGAACAGACAGCGCGGGCCTTCGCGCGCAGATTCAACGCCGATATCTACGCCCTGCGTATCGGGAATGTTATCGACCCCATCCAATACGAGTCCGAGTTTGCGGGGTTTGTGAAGAAGCCTGAGACACGGAAAAGGAATGCGTGGAGTTATGTCGATGCTCGTGATCTGGGCCAGATCTGCCATTTGGCTGTGATGAAGGAAGGGCTGGGTTATCAGGTTTTTAACGCTACGAATGATACTATCACGACGGAGGAGCCGACAGAGGCATTTTTAAAGCGCATTTGTCCTGAGACTCCGATTACGAGGAAGATGGGGCAGTGGGAGGCGCCCTTGAGTAATCGGAAGATTAGGGAAGTGTTGGGCTTTAAGGATCAGCACGATTGGAGGAAGTACGTTACCTTGTGA
- a CDS encoding uncharacterized protein (ID:PFLUO_004419-T1.cds;~source:funannotate): MAQEEPLLAPRPSSDRSSMRNAEEEDALLTGERTTRPDERRRGWAVWREIGLVAWALIATIAVVVLAVVYQHETTKSHSQSTSWGPGGKPSGKRNLIFMVSDGMGPTSLSMTRSFRQLTDGLPIDDILVLDQHHIGTSRTRSSSSLVTDSAAGATAFSCGHKSYNGAISVLPDHSPCGTVLEAAALAGYKTGLVVTTRITDATPACFASHANLRSYEDSIAEQEIGEHPLGRVVDLILGGGRCHFLPNSTDGSCRGDDRDLVAAATDNGFHYMQDRAGFDALNGGTEAKLPMLGLFAEKDIPYEIDRRSQSEVYPSLEEMTRTALTVLSKATEDSEQGFFIMIEGSRIDHAGHGNDPAAQVHEVLAYDKAFAAVLDFLDESSTPGVLVSTSDHETGGLSAAKQLHKSYPEYLWLPGVLANASHSSEYLDAQLKEYLSGPGKVDDEAKQQTYIRQTLLEKGLGITDATDAEVDALLHADSQAPPQYVFADLISRRAQLGWSTHGHSAVDVNIYASCSKDAWPLVGNHENTDVGSFLASYLDLDISSVTKRLQSSAYWSPDASAQDVSTEFSWMGDPVGAELRTDGLDRYHGDFRKRDLGECGCGGVH, translated from the exons ATGGCGCAGGAAGAGCCTCTGCTGGCTCCGCGTCCGTCCTCCGACCGCTCCTCCATGCGCaatgcggaggaggaggatgccCTCCTTACCGGCGAACGAACCACTCGCCCTGATGAACGGCGACGGGGCTGGGCTGTTTGGCGGGAGATTGGACTCGTCGCCTGGGCGCTCATTGCCACGATTGCAGTAGTCGTTCTCGCCGTGGTATACCAGCACGAAACGACCAAAAGCCACAGCCAGTCTACATCGTGGGGCCCCGGCGGCAAGCCGTCTGGGAAACGTAACCTGATCTTCATGGTCTCGGATGGCATGGGACCGACCAGTCTCTCGATGACGAGGAGTTTCAGACAACTAACGGACGGCCTGCCCATTGACGATATCTTGGTCCTGGATCAGCATCACATTGGGACATCGCGAACCCGCTCTAGCTCCAGCTTGGTGACGGACTCTGCGGCTGGAGCGACCGCTTTCTCCTGCGGACACAAGAGTTACAATGGTGCTATATCCGTACTCCCGGACCACTCTCCCTGCGGGACCGTGCTGGAAGCTGCTGCGTTGGCGGGGTACAAGACCGGACTGGTGGTGACAACGCGCATCACGGACGCAACGCCAGCGTGTTTTGCATCGCATGCCAACCTGCGAAGCTACGAAGATAGCATCGCCGAACAAGAAATCGGCGAACACCCACTTGGACGCGTGGTGGACCTCATTCTCGGTGGCGGGAGATGCCATTTCTTGCCCAATTCCACGGACGGAAGCTGTCGGGGCGATGACCGCGATCTGGTTGCCGCTGCAACAGATAATGGATTTCACTATATGCAAGACCGTGCTGGGTTCGATGCGCTCAATGGTGGGACTGAGGCTAAACTCCCCATGCTGGGTCTCTTTGCTGAGAAGGATATTCCTTATGAGATCGATCGTCGCTCTCAGAGCGAGGTTTATCCGTCTCTTGAGGAGATGACTCGCACGGCACTCACGGTGCTGAGCAAGGCCACTGAAGACAGTGAGCAAGGGTTCTTCATCATGATCGAAGGCTCCCGGATTGATCACGCCGGGCACGGCAATGACCCTGCTGCGCAAGTGCACGAGGTCTTGGCGTACGATAAGGCATTTGCTGCGGTCCTGGACTTTTTGGACGAAAGTTCAACGCCGGGCGTGCTGGTCAGCACGTCCGACCACGAGACTGGCGGGTTGTCCGCAGCGAAACAGCTGCACAAGAGCTACCCGGAGTACTTGTGGCTTCCCGGCGTGCTAGCCAATGCGAGCCACTCGAGCGAGTATCTCGATGCCCAGCTGAAAGAATACCTGTCTGGCCCGGGTAAGGTTGACGACGAGGCAAAGCAGCAAACTTATATTCGGCAAAccctgctggagaagggaCTTGGTATCACGGATGCCACTGATGCAGAGGTGGACGCCTTGCTCCACGCAGATTCACAAGCTCCGCCGCAGTACGTTTTTGCAGATCTGATTAGCCGCCGTGCCCAGCTCGGCTGGTCTACTCACGGCCACTCCG CCGTCGACGTCAACATCTACGCTTCCTGCTCGAAAGACGCCTGGCCGCTGGTAGGCAATCATGAAAACACCGACGTCGGCTCATTCCTAGCCAGCTACCTGGATCTCGATATCAGTAGCGTCACGAAGCGCCTCCAGTCCTCCGCATACTGGTCCCCGGACGCATCCGCACAGGATGTCTCAACCGAGTTTAGCTGGATGGGCGACCCTGTCGGTGCTGAGCTTCGGACGGATGGTCTGGACAGGTATCATGGAGACTTTAGGAAGCGGGATCTTGGAGAGtgtggctgtggtggagtGCATTGA